The Paramixta manurensis region CGTAAAAAACGTGACGGCCACGCATTAAAGGAAGACGAAATTCGTTTCTTTATTAATGGGGTACGTGACAACACCGTTTCCGAAGGCCAAATCGCCGCGCTGGCGATGACCATCTGGTTCCATGATATGTCGTTGCCTGAACGTGTTGCGTTGACCATGGCGATGCGTGACTCTGGCAGCGTGTTGAACTGGGGCAGCCTCAATCTTAATGGGCCAGTGGTGGATAAACATTCAACCGGCGGCGTGGGGGATGTAACCTCGCTAATGCTAGGCCCGATGGTTGCGGCCTGCGGCGGCTATGTGCCGATGATTTCCGGGCGCGGTCTCGGTCATACCGGTGGAACGCTGGATAAACTGGAAGCGATTCCCGGCTTCGATATTTTCCCGAGCGATGATGCCTTCCGCCGCATCATTAAAGAGGTTGGCGTGGCGATTATTGGGCAGACCAATTCGCTGGCGCCAGCGGACAAACGTTTTTATGCGACGCGCGATATTACCGCCACTGTTGATTCGATCCCGCTGATTACCGCCTCCATTTTGGCGAAAAAACTGGCCGAAGGGTTGGATGCGTTGGTGATGGACGTCAAAGTGGGATCGGGTGCGTTTATGCCAACCTTTGCGCAGTCAGAACAACTGGCGCAAGCGATTGTTGGCGTGGCAAATGGCGCAGGCTGTAAAACAACGGCCTTGCTCACCGATATGAATCAAGTGTTGGCCTCCAGCGCCGGTAATGCGCTGGAAGTCCGTGAAGCGGTGCAGTTCCTGACCGGCGTTTACCGTAATCCGCGGTTGTTAGAAGTGACGCTGGCGCTTTGTAGCGAAATGCTGCAATCCGGTGGGCTCGCGAAAGATGATGCCGATGCGCGCCGCCAACTCCAGGCGGTATTAGATAACGGCAAGGCCGCCGAGGTGTTTGCCCGCATGGTCGCCGCTCAACAAGGGCCAGTCGATTTTATCGAAAAGCTCGATCATTACTTACCGGCGCCAATGCTGAGCAAAGCCGTTTACGCCGACCGTTCAGGGATTGTCAGTTCAATGGATACCCGCGCCTTGGGCATGGCGGTCGTCGCCATGGGCGGCGGGCGCCGCCGCGCCAGCGACACCATTGATTACAGTGTTGGGTTGAGCGAAATGGCGCAGTTAGGTGAGGTCGTCGATCAACAACGCCCACTGGCAGTGATTCATGCCGCCACTGAAACGCAGTGGCAAGAGGCGGCACAGGCGGTGAAAGCGGCAGTAACGATAGGTGCCGAAGCCGCGCCAGAAACACCGGTTATCTATCGCAGAATTACGCAATAAGCGTCATCTGGTCGTCATTCTTTCGCTCAGCGCCTACCCGCAACGCGAATGATTTAGGGTATACTGTTCTGATCGCTTTTTTTTAAATTCTCATCGCGTTTACGCGCAGGAGACTTGCATGAAACGTGCATTTATCATGGTGTTGGATTCCTTCGGGATCGGCGCCAGTAAGGACGCCGACACGTTCGGCGATAAAGGCTCAGATACGCTCGGTCACATTGCTGAAGCGTGTTTTAACGGTGAGGCGGATAAAGGCCGTAAAGGCCCGCTAAACCTGCCGAATTTGACCGCGTTAGGTTTGGGGAAAGCGGCGGAAGAATCCACCGGTAAATTCCCGCCGGGGCTGGATAAAAATGCCGAAATTATCGGTGCTTATGCTTACGCCAGCGAACTCTCATCCGGTAAAGATACCCCGTCAGGGCACTGGGAAATCGCCGGAGTGCCGGTACTGTTTGATTGGGGCTACTTTAGCGACAAAGAGAACAGCTTCCCACAAGAACTGCTGGATAAATTAGTCGAACGCGCCGGTTTGCCGGGTTACCTCGGTAACTGCCACTCCTCCGGTACCGTGATCCTCGATCAGTTGGGTGAGGAGCATATGAAAACCGGCAAGCCGATTTTTTACACCTCGGCGGATTCGGTGTTCCAGATTGCCTGCCACGAAGAAACGTTCGGGCTTGATCGTTTGTATGAGCTGTGTGAGATTGCGCGTGAAGAGCTGACCGAAGGCGGCTACAACATTGGCCGCGTTATTGCGCGCCCGTTTGTTGGCGATAAACCCGGTCACTTTGAACGTACCGGTAACCGTCACGATCTGGCGGTTGAGCCGCCGTCTCCTACCATCCTGAAAAAGCTGGTGGATGAGCAAAATGGCGAAGTGATTTCGGTTGGTAAGATCGCGGATATTTACGCACAAGTGGGTATCACCAAAAAAGTGAAAGCCACCGGGTTAGATGCGTTGTTCGATGCGACAATCAAAGAGATGGCGTCGGCGCCGGATAATTCGATTGTTTTCACCAACTTTGTGGATTTTGACTCCGCGTGGGGCCATCGTCGCGATGTTGCCGGTTACGCTGGTGGGCTGGAGTTGTTCGACCGTCGTTTACCAGAACTGATGGCGCTGGTGAAAGAGGGCGATATTCTGATTCTGACTGCCGATCACGGTTGCGATCCCACTTGGCAGGGTACCGATCATACGCGCGAGCATATTCCGGTACTGATCTACGGCCCACAGGTGAAACCAGGTTCGCTGGGTTACCGTGATACCTTTGCCGACATCGGCCAGACGGTGGCGAAATATTTTGGCCTTTCCGCTATGGAATACGGCAAAAGCATGCTGTAACGCGGTATGCATTTCTCTTTTTCGGGGCCGTTAAATCCGGCTCCGACATTTATCTTCAAGGAATAACATTATGGCAACGCCTCATATTAACGCTGAACTCGGTGATTTCGCGGACGTGGTACTGATGCCGGGCGATCCGTTGCGCGCCAAACATATCGCGGAAAACTTTTTAGAGAACGCGGTCGAAGTGAATAACGTGCGTGGCATGCTGGGTTTTACCGGAACCTATAAAGGCCGTAAGATCTCGGTGATGGGCCACGGCATGGGGATCCCATCCTGCTCCATTTATGCGCGTGAGCTGATTGTGGACTTTGGCGTGAAGAAGATTATTCGCGTGGGTTCCTGTGGCGCGGTGCGGGATGACGTTAAGCTGCGTGATGTGGTGATTGGCATGGGCGCCTGTACCGATTCGAAAGTGAACCGTCTGCGTTTTAAAGACCATGATTTTGCGGCGATTGCCGATTTCGATATGGTGCGTAACGCAGTCGATGCGGCGGCGGCACAGAATATTCCGGCGCGCGTAGGTAATATTTTCTCCGCTGATTTGTTCTACACGCCAGATGCCGATATGTTTCAGGTGATGAAGAAGTACGGAATTTTGGGCGTAGAAATGGAAGCTGCCGGGATTTATGGCGTGGTTGCCGAGTTGCAGGAGGAGTACGGTTGTAAGGCGTTGACCATTTGTACCGTTTCCGATCATATTCTGCGTCATGAAGCGACGACCGCCGCCGAGCGTCAGACGACGTTCAGCGAAATGATCCATATTGCGTTGGAGTCCGTGCTGTTGGGCGATTAATTCGCTCGCCGTTCAGGCGAGAGAAACGCCGTTGGTTTTGCAGCAACGCCGAAACCGTGAAAGCCTCTCCAAGAGAGACTATTGCGGCGACGGCGTACTCTCATCATCCTCATCTTCCTTCACCGGATTACTGGCCGTCAGCAAAAACGGCGACTGCTGCCAACGCGTACGCCGATCGCGCAGCAACGTCCGGCTCAAAATAATGCCAATCGCCAGCGCCAGCAACATCATCAAACGCAACACATTGGTGGTATTGTCCACCTGACGCGCATCGGTCACCAACACATGCGTATCCAGCGTCACGCGCAAAAAACCGAGCGGCCCATCGCGATTGGCCAACGGTTGAACTATCTGATGGTTGAAGTAGCTACCGGCGCGTTTACCGTCCAACGCTAACCGATCACGCACGCTTATGCCTTCGCCGCTGGTGGCGATCTGTGTACCGTCGGCGTCATAAACCGCCGCGTCGAGAATACGGCTATGATCGGTCATTTGCTGCAACAGCGCTTCGATCTGCGCGCGGTTATCGTCGCTATTGTCCATCAATGGCGTTAGGCTAAAGGCGACCTGTTTGGTCAGCGTGCGCGCCAGATCCTCGACCTGCCCGGACCGCGCCATTTGGTGACCCATGCTGAACCATGAAGCGCCCTGCATCAACACCACCAGCAGTGCCAGGCAAATCAGCACAATGACCGTGCGATGCAGACGAAATTTCAGTTTGGCTTTAGCCATCTTTAACCTTCAAACTTTGTGAACAGGGCCGCGCCTGTTTTCGACACTTTATGTTGCCAGAAGCGCGGCTTACAAGGTAGCCTCTTGCGTGGTTTTATCGTGGTTAAAATGTCCTTACAGGAGCTGTAATGCCTAATCGTCTGACCTGGTGCGATCTCCCTTCCGATGTCTCTCTCTGGCCGGGGCTACCCCTTTCACTGAGCGGTGATGAAGTCATGCCGCTGGATTACCGTGCCGGGCGTACCGGATGGCTGCTGTACGGGCGCCAGCTTGATAAACAGCGGTTGACCGATTATCAGCACCAACTTGGCGCGGCGATGGTGATTGTCAGCGCCTGGTGTGTGGATGACTATCAGGTTATTCGCCTGGCGGGCTCTCTGACGCCGCGTGCCAGCAAATTAGCGCATCAGGCTGGGCTGGATGTCGCGCCGCTCGGTAAAATTCCACATCTGAAAACGCCTGGTTTGCTGGTGATGGATATGGACTCAACCGCGATTCAGATTGAATGTATTGATGAAATCGCCAAACTGGCGGGGTGCGGCGAGCGTGTCGCAGAAGTGACCGAGCGCGCAATGCGTGGCGAGCTGGATTTTTCCGCTAGCCTGCGTGAGCGCGTGGCGACACTGGCTGGCGCCGACGCCGATATTCTACGTCAGGTGCGCGACCAGATGCCGTTAATGCCCGGCTTAACCACATTAGTACAGAAATTACAGGCGTTAGGATGGCAGGTGGCGATTGCCTCCGGCGGCTTTACCTGGTTTGCCGAATACCTGCGCGATAAACTCCATCTCGCCGCGGTGGCCGCCAATGAATTGGTTATCCGCGACGGTAAATTAACCGGCGAAGTGTATGGCCCGATTGTGGATGCGCAATATAAAGCGGATACGCTGTTAAAATTAGCCGATAAGTTTGACATCGCCGCCGGGCAAACTGTTGCCATTGGCGACGGTGCAAATGACCTGTTAATGATTCAGGCATCGGCGTTGGGGATTGCCTATCACGCGAAGCCGAAAGTCAATGAACAGGCTGAAGTGATCATCCGTCATGCGGATTTAATGGGGGTATTCTGTATTCTCAGCGGCAGCCTGATCCACGAAGAGCGTTAACTAAGGAATTACTTTGGCAAAAGCGGTAAAACGCGCCTTCGTATGCAACGAATGTGGCGCAGACTATCCGCGTTGGCAGGGGCAATGCAGCGCCTGCCACGCCTGGAACACCATTACTGAAGTACGCCTCGCCGCTTCACCGACGGTGGCGCGCAACGAGCGGCTGGCAGGTTATGCGGGCAGTGCCGGAACCAGCCGCGTGCAAAAATTGTCGGAAATCAGCCTCGAAGCCTTGCCGCGCTTCTCCACCGGTTTTAAAGAGTTTGACCGCGTGCTGGGCGGCGGCGTAGTGCCGGGGAGCGCCATTTTGATCGGCGGTAACCCTGGCGCCGGGAAAAGTACGCTGCTGCTGCAAACGCTGTGCCGCCTGGCGCAGGAGATGAAAA contains the following coding sequences:
- the deoA gene encoding thymidine phosphorylase, whose protein sequence is MFLPQEIIRKKRDGHALKEDEIRFFINGVRDNTVSEGQIAALAMTIWFHDMSLPERVALTMAMRDSGSVLNWGSLNLNGPVVDKHSTGGVGDVTSLMLGPMVAACGGYVPMISGRGLGHTGGTLDKLEAIPGFDIFPSDDAFRRIIKEVGVAIIGQTNSLAPADKRFYATRDITATVDSIPLITASILAKKLAEGLDALVMDVKVGSGAFMPTFAQSEQLAQAIVGVANGAGCKTTALLTDMNQVLASSAGNALEVREAVQFLTGVYRNPRLLEVTLALCSEMLQSGGLAKDDADARRQLQAVLDNGKAAEVFARMVAAQQGPVDFIEKLDHYLPAPMLSKAVYADRSGIVSSMDTRALGMAVVAMGGGRRRASDTIDYSVGLSEMAQLGEVVDQQRPLAVIHAATETQWQEAAQAVKAAVTIGAEAAPETPVIYRRITQ
- the deoB gene encoding phosphopentomutase; protein product: MKRAFIMVLDSFGIGASKDADTFGDKGSDTLGHIAEACFNGEADKGRKGPLNLPNLTALGLGKAAEESTGKFPPGLDKNAEIIGAYAYASELSSGKDTPSGHWEIAGVPVLFDWGYFSDKENSFPQELLDKLVERAGLPGYLGNCHSSGTVILDQLGEEHMKTGKPIFYTSADSVFQIACHEETFGLDRLYELCEIAREELTEGGYNIGRVIARPFVGDKPGHFERTGNRHDLAVEPPSPTILKKLVDEQNGEVISVGKIADIYAQVGITKKVKATGLDALFDATIKEMASAPDNSIVFTNFVDFDSAWGHRRDVAGYAGGLELFDRRLPELMALVKEGDILILTADHGCDPTWQGTDHTREHIPVLIYGPQVKPGSLGYRDTFADIGQTVAKYFGLSAMEYGKSML
- the deoD gene encoding purine-nucleoside phosphorylase — translated: MATPHINAELGDFADVVLMPGDPLRAKHIAENFLENAVEVNNVRGMLGFTGTYKGRKISVMGHGMGIPSCSIYARELIVDFGVKKIIRVGSCGAVRDDVKLRDVVIGMGACTDSKVNRLRFKDHDFAAIADFDMVRNAVDAAAAQNIPARVGNIFSADLFYTPDADMFQVMKKYGILGVEMEAAGIYGVVAELQEEYGCKALTICTVSDHILRHEATTAAERQTTFSEMIHIALESVLLGD
- a CDS encoding YtjB family periplasmic protein, translating into MAKAKLKFRLHRTVIVLICLALLVVLMQGASWFSMGHQMARSGQVEDLARTLTKQVAFSLTPLMDNSDDNRAQIEALLQQMTDHSRILDAAVYDADGTQIATSGEGISVRDRLALDGKRAGSYFNHQIVQPLANRDGPLGFLRVTLDTHVLVTDARQVDNTTNVLRLMMLLALAIGIILSRTLLRDRRTRWQQSPFLLTASNPVKEDEDDESTPSPQ
- the serB gene encoding phosphoserine phosphatase — encoded protein: MPNRLTWCDLPSDVSLWPGLPLSLSGDEVMPLDYRAGRTGWLLYGRQLDKQRLTDYQHQLGAAMVIVSAWCVDDYQVIRLAGSLTPRASKLAHQAGLDVAPLGKIPHLKTPGLLVMDMDSTAIQIECIDEIAKLAGCGERVAEVTERAMRGELDFSASLRERVATLAGADADILRQVRDQMPLMPGLTTLVQKLQALGWQVAIASGGFTWFAEYLRDKLHLAAVAANELVIRDGKLTGEVYGPIVDAQYKADTLLKLADKFDIAAGQTVAIGDGANDLLMIQASALGIAYHAKPKVNEQAEVIIRHADLMGVFCILSGSLIHEER